The following is a genomic window from Sporosarcina jeotgali.
GCGGTTTTAATGGTGATACGTTGTCTTCTAAGTGCTTTTTCACTCGCGGACGCAGCTTCCGTGCTTTACCAACAAAAAGCAATTCGTCTTGTTTGTTGTAGAATAAAATGATTCCGCCTTTGTCGCGCGGAATTTCATGCAAGTCGACAAATCCGCAGATGGGTTTGATGGGTACAATATTCGCCAATACTTTTTGGAGCCGTTGTTCAATTTTTACGTCAATTTCAGGAATAGTTATTGAAATCATTCATGTCACGTCCTATCTAGTTTTGTTATAAATCCTACCACAGTTTCATTCAGAATGCGATTTGTCAATATATTGCGACGAAAAAAGCGTCCCATGTAAATGGACGCATAGTTAAAAGTATCATTTTTCAAAGACTTCATGAAGCACTTTATCTGGTGTCGAGTTATTTAAATTTTTATGAAGCACACTTTTAGGTTTTTGATTCATCGCAGCGGCGAAAGACTGAGAAGACTCGGCTTCACCGATAACGTGGATTTCATCCCAATGACGTTCTTTTTTCATTTTATCGATATCGGATGCCATGGATTTATAGAAACGCTCTAGATTTTCTTTTAGTCTCTGATCCAAATCATCAACATGACTGCCGCCTGTTCCTCTATTCCCCGATGGATTCATACCTTTTTGTTCTCGCCACACATCGAGTCCTGAGTCAAAATAATAGACGAGATCATCTGCTACGTAGCCCATAGCGGTGTCGATTATTCGCACATTTCCAACACTTGGCATTATGACTCCCGAATTTGGATACGCTTTCAACATATATTGCAGCTCGTCAATCACTGGATGGTTCTCCCAATGAAAGCTCGTCTTAACTGCAATTTGGACATAGTGGACTGACCACAGGTCGGGATCATCCGCTGTGAAAATAACGACTCCTTTTTTCAAGTCGTTTTGGTTTTTTTCAATTTCTTTCGTAACTCTTTCTTTTGCTTTTTTAAATGCTTCCATTTCTTTCTCATTTGAAGCTTCTAAGTATTCCTCCAGACGCTTTAATCCAGATTTTAAATGGATTTTCCAAGCACCTTTCTGCTGATCAGGATCAGCTGGATTCGTATTCAAATACACACTTAGTACACAACGGTTTTCACAATGGTAATCTTTCAGAGTTTGAAGTTCTTCACTTACTGACATTATCGCTTCGACCTCCTCATGATCTGCTTCTCTTTGTGTGATACCCTTCCAATCAAAAGTTAAACGGAATAAAAATTAATTATGGAAAGGCACAAAGTGGTAATCAATTTAGTGTATGCGGGTAATGAGGAAACACCGTTCTTTGATTTGAAAGCTTGTTTTAAACGTGATGGGAATGCTATACTTTTACAAACAAATTTGAAGACAGGTGATGTTTCGATGAATTATGATGTTTTCCTTTTCGATCTGGATGATACCCTTTTAGAATTTAATACAAGTGAGCGGAACGCATTCCGCAATGCATTTACACAAGCAGGACTCGAAGAAGGAATAGATGGGTACAGAACTGAATACAAAGCAATTAGTAAAGTGCTTTGGCGGCAATTGGAAGAAGGCACAACGACTATGGATGAACTGAACGTGAGCCGTTTCCGCCAATTATTTGATAAATTCGGGATTGAGCTGGATCCTGTAAGTTTTTCTGACACGTATCTAACTTTACTTGGCAAGGAAGCTCATTTAATAGATGGTGTCTTGGAAATGTTAGATCGTTTAGGTGATGTCCGACTAGCCATTGTAACCAACGGGTTTGTAAAAGCACAAATTGCCCGCGTCGCATGTTCAGCACTAAATAACCGTTTTGAAACAATTGTCTCTTCTGATGAAGCCGGTTTCCAAAAACCGCGGCCGGAGATTTTCCAGGAAGCGCTGGATCGTCTCGGCGTGACTGACAAGTCCCGTGTGTTAATGACCGGTGATTCTCTCACTTCGGATATCCGTGGAGGCATGAATTACGGGGTGGATACATGTTGGTATAACCCAGATGGATTGAAAAATACAACGAATAACATTCCGACTTATGAAATAAGTAATTGGGCACAATTTAACATCAGAGAAAAAACAACGAATTAATTTAAGAACAGTTGCTGGATGTCAGGTTTTCTGATGTCAGCAGCTGTTTTGTTTGTAGGAGGAATATTTTTTTAGCGATTGTTATCATTTCTTCAATCTAGAGTCCAATTGACGGCAAGTTATTAACTTGTGCATTTAAAAAAGCGAAGCGTTACCAATTAATCCTTTAACGATATTTAAATGTGAATGATTGAGCATCAAACAGCCTAGATTATCGATTCACCGTTGGGGCTTTTGCGTTGTTCACCGTTGGGGCTTTTGCGTTGAATTGATGAATATGGCTGGCGTTTGTTTGGGGACGTGAGATGATTGGTGGATTATGAGCGCTTTTTGTGGTTTATGATCACTTTGCTATGTTTATGATCACTTCCCTGGCTTTATGAGCGCTTTCTCGGGTTTATGATCACTTCCCTGGCTTTATGAGCGCTTTCTCGGGTTTATGATCACTTCCCTGGCTTTATGAGCGCTTTCGCGGGTTTATGATCACTTCCCCGGCTTTATGAGCGCTTTCGCGGGTTTATGGTTCTTACGCGAAAACGGGGAGTTAGCCTCTAACCTATTACGTCTTGAATGATTACTTTTTGAAAATAATTACAGGTGATACAATACTCGCTTTTCCAAGACCTTAAAGCCTGCTCGACCATACATTAAGCGCTTAAGTGTCTTTAATCGATTGACATTTCCTTCTGTTGGACCATTGCTCCAATGCAAACGTATCCCAAGCAGAATGGCGTCTAAATCGTTTTTCAC
Proteins encoded in this region:
- a CDS encoding nucleotide excision repair endonuclease, whose product is MISITIPEIDVKIEQRLQKVLANIVPIKPICGFVDLHEIPRDKGGIILFYNKQDELLFVGKARKLRPRVKKHLEDNVSPLKPHREEINKIAVINVDDAMEREIYETYIINTMRAKYNTDKVFFE
- a CDS encoding VLRF1 family aeRF1-type release factor gives rise to the protein MSVSEELQTLKDYHCENRCVLSVYLNTNPADPDQQKGAWKIHLKSGLKRLEEYLEASNEKEMEAFKKAKERVTKEIEKNQNDLKKGVVIFTADDPDLWSVHYVQIAVKTSFHWENHPVIDELQYMLKAYPNSGVIMPSVGNVRIIDTAMGYVADDLVYYFDSGLDVWREQKGMNPSGNRGTGGSHVDDLDQRLKENLERFYKSMASDIDKMKKERHWDEIHVIGEAESSQSFAAAMNQKPKSVLHKNLNNSTPDKVLHEVFEK
- a CDS encoding YjjG family noncanonical pyrimidine nucleotidase; amino-acid sequence: MNYDVFLFDLDDTLLEFNTSERNAFRNAFTQAGLEEGIDGYRTEYKAISKVLWRQLEEGTTTMDELNVSRFRQLFDKFGIELDPVSFSDTYLTLLGKEAHLIDGVLEMLDRLGDVRLAIVTNGFVKAQIARVACSALNNRFETIVSSDEAGFQKPRPEIFQEALDRLGVTDKSRVLMTGDSLTSDIRGGMNYGVDTCWYNPDGLKNTTNNIPTYEISNWAQFNIREKTTN